The following DNA comes from Tachypleus tridentatus isolate NWPU-2018 chromosome 9, ASM421037v1, whole genome shotgun sequence.
AATTGCTTACGCGCATGTCTCACACTTTGGGATACGATGGTTAATGACAAACGTTGGTTTAAGAAATGTAATTtgaaagtttaagaaaaatattggtaaCAAGCTTACCTGAAAGGCCCGGAGCTAGTTTATAGTAAATTTTCTGTATTGTCACTGAATGTAATTTACTTtccttgattaaaaaaaaaaagcgacATCTGATATTTTGGTTGCAAAATTGTGTATTATCCAGTTACTGCGTACATATTCCACATGTTGTGCTATTTATATACGATAATTTAActgtatttgtaaacattttctgGAGTAATAAACCgtaatttgttatgttttttgacaGAATTATTTGGCTACACTTTCGAAATTTCAACCttaaaaagatattttcaatTCTAGCTTCACTTATTTCTAAAAGATTGGGAAATTTCCTTCAGGTGAATTGTGTGTTCTTACATACGTGCCACCTAAATTATTCACGAATCGCCACATACACAGCCCTTTGAAACTACGGAGTTGAGGGTTTAGCGTAAAGCTATGTGTTTGGTTATCTGCTCTTTGTCCTTTctgaggaatcgaaccccctatttttatcattgtaagcCCGTAAGCATACCGTTCACGCACTGGGGGGGTACACCTGGATTTTGTGAGCATCTTACTGTAGTTTTACATCGAAAAAAATCCACTTGAACACAGCCTCCTGATCTCTCCTTTAATGCTATATGTTCCAGGCCGAGAATGACCCAGTGGTTAGCGTGCCGGGCTGTGTCGTTGCTGGTCCAATGTTGTGTCCTGTTGTCGCAACAAGTACTAATAACACGTCCCACTTTGAGACCGTGGGTGCCTCATAAgggtgacggtcaaatcccactataaGGTCAGATAAAAATTTGGGTGCTGTTTACTAGCAggctgtcacttcaaaattagggacatagcttttgagtagctttgcgcgtatattcaaaaacaaacaagctacataTATTTCAGAGGTAGATATAATATGAATTATGACTTACTGTATGTACATGCCGCATAAAAAGATGTCATTgcttaaaaaagtttttttttagaagtttgactttaaataaacaattaaccaGGAAAAATAAGACAGAAGCATAATGggctttacattaaaaatataacgtaTGGCTTCTCAGACATCCagatattaatgttaaaatgaacaaaaattattaattttattacaagcaTTATGTATTGCAACTCCTGAAAACATTTGAccgttttttggttttttttttcttttgttttccttgAATACACTATAGCTTTTGAGCACATTAGAGATATAGATCATGACGTCAATGACATTTGGTTCTAGGTTCTGGGACACCTCAAACAGATTATAGATgaattattagtataatatttttgttatatagatAACCACCTGATTATTAAATCAGAATAAAAAACGCCCTCtagattattttctttcaaacattaCGTATTCGAATATCAACAACGTTAACACCACCTATGAGGTGTGTTTCTCATATGGTTTTACGGCAAGCGTTAGgtatataaatgtagttttaaatattGGAGTAGTCAACTTTTTATTCACAGGAGATAATTAGAccagttcagaaaaaaaaaagtttattgttaaattgtGTTGACCTGTTTTATCACATTCTGAGAGAATGGAGTTAAGGAAAAACTGGGAACGGGCTGAAGTGGTTAACGAAAATTCGAATATTTCCAATTTACGATCCCATTTATACCAGAATATTAAGTATTTCCTAAGAATCACTAATTTGGAAATGACAACTGTCCTTTCACCCTGTTGATTCTGTACTATTTCTACGTTGTTGGTGCCTTTAGACAAATTTGGGTTCGATATTTAGTTAAAAAGTTATGTTGCGAGTGAGACTTGTTGGAATCGCAGATTCCATGAGTCACTTTTTACTCTATGGTTTTCCAAAATTAGCGCTTTCTTACTCTACGAATTTAAagaatttgctcgtttttactcTATTAAATTGGTTTCAGTCATTAAATTAGCTCATTTTTTTCAGTGTATGCATATCATACACTTTTCTATAACTTGGTCCGATTTAAACTTTATTGAATTCGGGAAAACAGATTCtattaataacatgaaactaattttaaaactatgacGATGCCAAGGCCGAACTAAGTAGAAAGGATCCATGTGATGTACAAGTGTTATATATTATTCATGTGGAAATACTTCAGTTAATTAGAAAAGGTACggttataaatatatctttcaaaTTGTAATAATACCTTTCTTTTTTTTAGGCTTAAGTTTAAAGTATTGGCTGATACTTCATATGATCTGCATCGATAAAAAACGCTGCTTTAATACTATGAACAGATGAACAATCTTTTACCGACTATTCTTAGTAAATCGTACCTCTGTTTTCTATACTGCGTCGTCATTAACCAGAAAATTAGTTTACTTTTATGAACGATAACCTTGTCTACACCTGTATCTATCGTGTATTATGTATTTACTCTGCAAATTTTCAAATTAAGCTAGACTGTGCGTTGATAATCCACAATAAATCCTGAAACACGTAGgagtaaacacattttaactttTAGGAAGCAGTGTAAATTAGTTATAGGTGTTGGTAAACAAAGCAGCGTAAAATAGTCATAGGTGTTGGTACACAAACTAGTGTAAATTAGTCATAGGTGTTGGTAAACAACGTAATGTAAAATGGTCATTACTACTGGTATAcgaactggtgtaaattagtcaCTTGTGATGGTAAACTGCTATTGTTAGAAATTTTGCACATTAATCATTAAAAATCAAACTGCAAAAAGTACGAAGCAGAAAAAGAATTAGTTTACTCAATAAACAATCCTTTTATTCGCACCAGTGATTATGGGCTTATTTCACGTGATATGGTTTTACCACCAGTTGCTTCCTTCATAAGCCATGTTTGTTGTGTAAATGCGATGAAGGCAACCTAGGTACGCTGTGTAATAGCTCTCCGAAAGGGGAGAGCCGAATGCCGTTTAGAAAAGTAAcctgttttaattgtttgtcaacttaagcacaaatctacatgatggactatctgtgctctgcccatcacgggtatcgaaacccaatttttgcGTTGTCTATACGCAGACGTGACATTGGAGGTACATATTTTAACTAGTCACCCCCACTATACTGTAGTGCGCAGTTTGCCAGTGAGTCGACATAGTAAAAGGAATACCTAAAGTTGCAATTTGTACTGATGTGACGTCAGtgaaacgtgcgcatgccatgcgttacgagaagaattatgcactctgtaggctacaacacagcataacATATGGATTTCAAAaagcaagaaacaaaaatatttgttactgttaattttggttttatttattcttgaaagaGAGCACTGTTGGGGACCCTCAGgaaatgtatttagtgtatataAAATCGAAtactgtagttgttgtttttttgtatacaagGTAATCTAGATACGTTGTGTGTAAAACTAGATACGGTTTATATAAATCTAAACAGACTGTGTAATTTGTTGGTGGTGGGTTTAACCTTATCTGTCTTTTGTCGCTTAGTTGTGTATCGTATCAAATACGATTGCCTTCAGCATGGATTCTTCTACATTGGTTTATTCTTCACCTTGAAGCCATAACTTACAGAtcaagtatatttgtattttaagtagTGTTTATATGAGAAGTCAGGATTTCAAATTTCTCTCTAATGATGCTATTTCGAGTTTTTTCGAAAATATTCCCTGTTGTTTAAGGTTCTTAATTGCGAGCATTGGCACTAaagaggcttggcatggccaggtggttagagcgcttgattcgtaatctgagggtggcaagttcgaatccttatcacaccaaacacgctcgccctcccagccgtggggcgttataatgttacggccaatcccactattcgttggtaaaaaagtagcccaagcgttggcggtgggtggtgatgtctagctgccttacctctaaccttacactgctaaattagggacagctagcgcagataatcctcgggtagctttgcgcgaaataaaaaaaacaacaacaaaagaaacacgGTACTGAAGAACGTGTTGAATGAACTATGGTAGCAAATcgataaaatagaataaaaaagcaCACTGCGCATTCCTGTATTTTGTGTTAGTTTGAGATATtcctttaacatttacttttcgTATActcaaaataatagtaataatactttatttttaatcttcTTTATGTAGGGAGTCGTTCTTGGGACAGTGCAGAAAGTTACAAAATAAGCGGAAATGTGTGATTTGATATTCCAGAACATCAAGTAACCATAGGTACGATCATCTCACGATGCAAGTGGGCAAGACAGCGACGAAATCTAATCAGAAATTTACTAAGAAGAGAAAGTCATCGGGTGCAAGAGACAAGGATAACGAAGTCATCATCAATAAGGTCCCAAAGTTTGACAATAAGGTACTAAAACTTCAGAAGAGCTCCAAATCAAACAGCGATGTTACTGGCTCTAACAGTAAGGTCCCAAAGTTTGACAGTAAGGTACTAAAATTTCAGAAGAGCTCCAAATCAAACAGCGATGTTACCGGCTCTAACAGTAAGGTTCCAAAGTTTGACAGTAAAGTACTAAAACTTAAGAGCTCCAAATCAAACAGTGATGTTACTGGCTCCAACAGTAAGGTCCCAAAGTTTGACAGTAAGGTACTAAAATTTCAGAAGAGCTCCAAACCAAACAGTGATGTTACCGTCTCTAACAGTAAGACCCCAAAGTCTGACAGTAAGGTACTAAAACTCCAGAAAAACTCCAAACCAGACAGTGATGTTACTGTCTCTAACAGTAATAGGAGTTCTGTTAGAAAGAATTCTTCgctaaaaagtaaaaaactttCCTCGCTAAAGAAGACGTTTTGTGAAACAAAGAAATGCGTGACGGCTcctaaaacaaaatcaaaagttaAAGTTTTGAAATCCCCGAAAGGATCTGCGAAAAACAAGGCTAAAGATGGTAAAGACAAAGAAAAGACAGCAGCTaactgcaaaaaacaaacacaaaaaacagaagaaaaaaacagaacCATGCCCTTCCGTAAAACAAAGTcaaatttagtattaacttcaGATGGAAGTTTAGCCAGTCAGACGTCTTTATTGGAGAAAAAAATTGATCTCACTTCAGAGGGTTCTTCCAAGGCAATTAATAGTAATACCTTATCAGTATACACACCAACAACGAGGTCCACTTTAAGGGTTAGTGGTGGAAGAAATGAAAAGCTTCACGAAGGTTTGCCAAACAGAGCCAGAAGAGCTAACAACAATTCATCCAAAAAAGATAGAGAATGTACATCATCCAAGTCATCGGCTTTGAATAAAAAAGATGACCATAAAGCTATCGTAAAAAAGATTAATACTTCTCCATGGCAGGTTTCTAGAGCCCATCGAGAAGCTAGTCTTAATGCATTAGCTAAAGTGCACTTACTGTATGAGAACAGCGGTCGAGGTAGCGGCTTGGGAGAACAGAGAGAACGGGAGAAGGATGAAGGAGAGACTTTGTACTTGAATAAAcgtaaagagaaaacaaaatcttACAACAAGACTTTTCCCGAGAAACAAAACAGTTTGAACAAGGTAACGAAAAAAAATAATGATCGTAAGCAAAATGGGAAAGTTAAACGAAACCGGAGAGAAGCTATTAGTGGGGTGGTTTTTGACACAAAGTCTTGTAAACGTATGGCAAATTTAAATGCACAGGCGATTCTGTCTGCTAGCTATTGCCAAGAACGATGGCGTAGAGAGAAGCTTGAGAAGAAGATGTGTCCTGGCATTCAGTATGAAATCAGCCACGTGCAAGAAGAAAGACTGGAAGCATTTTCTGTACGCGCCAGTGTCACTGAGTCCACCAAAGAACATGAAATGCGTGTGACCACATGCAATACCCAGTTAGTGGTTACGCCACAACAAAAGGACGACAGTGTGAGAAATGAGAAGGCGTCGTCGAAAACTAGAgacaaaaagtataaaacaaaacctGTAAAATCATGGACGACTCCAAAGAGTCATTTAAAAGCGGGACGACAAAAGAAAAACTCACTGGAAGTGCAATCGCCTGTTTCGCCCGAAATGATTCCAATCTCGTGTGAGGTTCAAACTATTTCATCCACTAGTGAGAGCAGCCGCACGATTGCCAGCTCGGGACTTGAGAACGTGGGAATGGCACAGTACACAGAGGTAACAAAAGTTCAGATTAATCGAACAAAAGAGATGGAAATAAAAGAAGAAACGAGGTCTCAGAAGAAAACGGAGCGTATTTTAGCTAATGACGATGTAGCTATTACTCGTATGTATCACTATCAAACCAAAGCAACAAGTCAGAGCTATCGCCTTCAGATGGAGACTACTTACCAACCCTTGTCGACTCGGGAGTATTCAACTCCAGCCACAACTGTGAGGCAGCAAGAGAAACCAAAGAGGCACGTTTCGTCAGCAGGTCACGTGGTGCGTCCTGTCATGCCAGACAACCAGAATTTCTATAATTATTCCAATCACAACACGATGGTCCCAGTGTCCAGTCATCAGCCTTTCATGAACCCTAACCTGAACGGCATGAATAACATGGCTATGGTTGGGATGGGGCCAATTTCAACAAACTATGGAAGTGCTTTCAGTGTTCCACATTTTGGACATTCACCTTCAATGCCTTACACACCTGATGAGTATGGTAAGTACAGTTTTCCTTCtattattaaaagtaacaaataacattCTTTAGTTTGAAATGCTTCATATTAAAGTGATTTCCTAAAATGATATAAGCAGCATTTTGGCGCGCGCGGTCTGTATTCCATTAACTGCCCTCCTTACCAATTTATTCAATGTAAAATACCCGTATTTTAGGCACAACTCAATCCTAGATAGCTAAAACCCCATCAGTTgatattgtttatagttaagcaaaacgatacacaaggactatctcttaccaccacgggtatcgaaaccggtttctagtggtgGAAGCTGTGAGATACACCACTGTGTCTAAAATACTTATGCTTAAAATTGTTTGCCTATCCCAAAATGAATCTGTTACACAATCCCCAATAGCTTAAGAGtcacataaaaattaaatcaaaatactATTAACATTATAAGCAGTCCCACTAATTACTGCTGGAGTTATCCACATGTTTTAcagagaacattaaatattttacccAGTGATTTTGGTCAATTCTTTATCCAGAAGACCACACCCGTGGTGAacaatgtaaagaaaaacaaaatgagtaATGTGAGAACTAAGACGGGAGTTGACTGAAAGCTCCTAAGTTCATTAATCCTTAAAAgctaaaatatgtattttcaacAACATACATGCTTGATCCAGTCTGACATTTAATgtc
Coding sequences within:
- the LOC143226513 gene encoding uncharacterized protein LOC143226513 translates to MQVGKTATKSNQKFTKKRKSSGARDKDNEVIINKVPKFDNKVLKLQKSSKSNSDVTGSNSKVPKFDSKVLKFQKSSKSNSDVTGSNSKVPKFDSKVLKLKSSKSNSDVTGSNSKVPKFDSKVLKFQKSSKPNSDVTVSNSKTPKSDSKVLKLQKNSKPDSDVTVSNSNRSSVRKNSSLKSKKLSSLKKTFCETKKCVTAPKTKSKVKVLKSPKGSAKNKAKDGKDKEKTAANCKKQTQKTEEKNRTMPFRKTKSNLVLTSDGSLASQTSLLEKKIDLTSEGSSKAINSNTLSVYTPTTRSTLRVSGGRNEKLHEGLPNRARRANNNSSKKDRECTSSKSSALNKKDDHKAIVKKINTSPWQVSRAHREASLNALAKVHLLYENSGRGSGLGEQREREKDEGETLYLNKRKEKTKSYNKTFPEKQNSLNKVTKKNNDRKQNGKVKRNRREAISGVVFDTKSCKRMANLNAQAILSASYCQERWRREKLEKKMCPGIQYEISHVQEERLEAFSVRASVTESTKEHEMRVTTCNTQLVVTPQQKDDSVRNEKASSKTRDKKYKTKPVKSWTTPKSHLKAGRQKKNSLEVQSPVSPEMIPISCEVQTISSTSESSRTIASSGLENVGMAQYTEVTKVQINRTKEMEIKEETRSQKKTERILANDDVAITRMYHYQTKATSQSYRLQMETTYQPLSTREYSTPATTVRQQEKPKRHVSSAGHVVRPVMPDNQNFYNYSNHNTMVPVSSHQPFMNPNLNGMNNMAMVGMGPISTNYGSAFSVPHFGHSPSMPYTPDEYGGYYQPAGSAVQPVLDPCLVHKPVPYHPPQHHHHHPPPPPPSQPHNHYASGDQCISRHALSSTPSCPMESIPQPHYPQEAMNPNSSSRCFTQDMPHSSPPLAYYSHDMPHSTNPPPPPPYSQENVPQSNAPRGFSQDPLPHNNHQFLQNEISNTPRPLYTQDPMAPHNLPSHGFRQDCMPTNLPRRHYSQDISNCNQAPRPYLSPPNVLSPNNLASPCYSQENSPVRPSQHLNNQPPSCPPLPQKPSSAHSNFHGSIHGPNFHCQSHTAPIQKHPHPQPQNTMYPKHQATSIPRDYSPGPTYHELTPVITSRQKDIKTRTPRETPTGSSFPPVPKAEATQRQHQSHLPMNQNISSCNKSQFPRPETNNAVVIRGQTERRLQPCNSPGAVLNGRINSISGKEPPVFQPRRPNDHSCSTTNGNNNTSSSRTLHHGNRNIPNQSLDSQKAQDLKIKRRMKKSSGLDENTNSSDSKTHSNSFQNGNGSFQQEKVSTTSKLKTKLKQPKISQNNKQKSVNIEKQSKTKMKLPNNSSKILELNGILSPLKQELPKKNGKKKYSNGWSWEGEPFEKLVLLNNDDPLRLIKCFPAMCHVEGDIIRVRDCVLLKSGPKKTDLPFVAKIVALWENPEDGEMMTSLMWYYRPEHTEQGRTSQDMEDEIFASKHRDVNSVACIEDKCYVLTFTEYCRYRKGVKMIEEEHNPETSMVPKSGEIYPRLSRLPPGRVSPEMVFFCRKVYDFRQKRLLKNPM